Proteins found in one Arachis stenosperma cultivar V10309 chromosome 8, arast.V10309.gnm1.PFL2, whole genome shotgun sequence genomic segment:
- the LOC130944039 gene encoding transcription factor MYB10-like, translating into MVRTPLCDKSGMRKGTWTPEEDKKLVAYVTRYGCWNWRLLPKFAGLERCGKSCRLRWMNYLRPNIKRGNYTQEEEDTIITLHQTLGNRWSLIAANLPGRTDNEIKNHWHTVLKKRIQDKSLSSSSSSGTGKGSRAGKAKASSKVKNNNNKNYDSTTTLMEQDFNNIGASCDDRRHNNSPLSPQPSSSGFSCVTTDTETAAINHEDNNLIILENNNNDYGELGFFDAYDEPVSADFWTEPYLIDFSYVPPSSEEYFLNPIWDIEFWGQNSLYLE; encoded by the exons ATGGTGAGAACCCCTTTGTGTGACAAGAGTGGAATGAGGAAGGGCACGTGGACACCTGAGGAAGACAAGAAGTTGGTCGCTTATGTTACTAGGTATGGTTGCTGGAATTGGCGTCTTCTCCCAAAGTTTGCAGGTCTTGAAAGGTGTGGCAAGAGTTGCAGACTTAGGTGGATGAACTACCTCAGACCCAACATCAAAAGAGGCAACTACACTCAAGAAGAAGAGGATACTATCATCACACTTCACCAAACCCTTGGCAATAG ATGGTCCCTAATTGCGGCGAATTTACCAGGAAGAACTGATAACGAGATAAAGAATCACTGGCACACTGTTCTGAAGAAGCGTATTCAAGACAAGTCGTTGTCGTCGTCGTCATCGTCAGGCACAGGCAAAGGTAGTAGAGCCGGAAAAGCTAAAGCTTCTTCCAAAgtaaagaataataataataagaattatGACTCCACAACAACACTAATGGAACAAGATTTCAATAACATTGGTGCTAGTTGTGATGATCGTCGTCATAATAATAGCCCATTGTCTCCACAACCATCCTCTAGCGGTTTCTCTTGCGTAACAACAGATACTGAAACCGCCGCTATAAACCATGaggataataatttaattattctagagaataataataatgattacGGCGAGCTTGGTTTCTTTGATGCATATGATGAGCCAGTAAGTGCAGATTTCTGGACAGAACCATATCTGATTGACTTTTCCTATGTCCCACCCAGTAGTGAAGAATACTTTCTTAACCCTATTTGGGATATAGAATTCTGGGGCCAGAATAGCTTATACCTCGAATGA